In one window of Lytechinus pictus isolate F3 Inbred chromosome 19, Lp3.0, whole genome shotgun sequence DNA:
- the LOC135157620 gene encoding solute carrier family 28 member 3-like encodes MVVEQENEKDNDNTEDDDDNLQYRAWKAIYHYTDGITHTYSDNKTTVKLSMLVVLLLGYAAYLIYACIHDFDEAFVILIITGLVVFVYGYILVRDTVGDRIYEKAMMPIGKQIEKSWIYIKW; translated from the exons ATGGTGGTCGAACAGGAGAACGAAAAGGACAATGACAACACCGAGGACGACGATGATAACTTACAGTATAGAGCTTGGAAG GCAATCTACCATTACACAGATGGTATAACACACACATACAGTGATAACAAAACCACGGTAAAGCTGTCGATGCTCGTCGTCCTCCTCCTCGGCTACGCGGCCTACCTCATCTACGCCTGCATCCACGATTTCGATGAGGCTTTCGTCATCCTAATCATCACAGGCCTCGTCGTGTTCGTCTACGGGTACATCCTGGTCAGGGACACCGTCGGAGATCGGATATACGAGAAGGCTATGATGCCGATAGGAAAACAGATTGAAAAGTCTTGGATTTACATAAAGTGGTAA